In Chondrinema litorale, a single window of DNA contains:
- a CDS encoding DUF7003 family protein, translated as MATYTEEEILRDLDTNELYDLFFDLEDGYFYTSGCRINLFADDKRWAIVFEKSGFGNRSGHIEIILDFCGNCILNKDSKHTSNTKWVYLVTGEQLAEIEEGFERVSPKASKISIRGQELYIEQDYSKYQSMGIKISEYNNPQKLIDFASLTRYLDEMNPLLFRANEIELRQMLPDDIPLIMQLDAWHHEKCIDYDDPNPSDLETFQLIAKVLVSKDTTDWKPKKKANNNWRNWPEAGTL; from the coding sequence ATGGCAACCTACACTGAAGAGGAAATATTAAGAGACCTTGACACAAATGAACTTTATGATTTATTTTTTGATCTTGAAGATGGTTATTTCTATACATCTGGTTGTCGGATTAATTTATTTGCTGATGATAAACGTTGGGCAATTGTATTTGAGAAAAGTGGTTTCGGAAATCGAAGTGGTCACATAGAAATAATACTCGACTTTTGTGGTAATTGTATACTTAATAAAGACTCAAAACACACTTCCAATACTAAATGGGTTTATCTAGTCACAGGTGAACAACTAGCTGAAATCGAGGAAGGTTTTGAGCGCGTTTCACCTAAGGCATCTAAAATCTCAATTAGAGGCCAAGAACTTTATATTGAACAAGATTATTCAAAATATCAATCAATGGGAATCAAAATATCGGAGTATAATAACCCACAAAAGTTAATAGACTTTGCTTCATTAACTCGGTATTTAGATGAAATGAATCCATTGTTATTTCGTGCAAATGAAATTGAACTTCGTCAAATGTTGCCTGATGATATTCCTCTTATAATGCAATTAGATGCATGGCACCATGAAAAGTGCATAGACTATGATGACCCTAACCCAAGTGACTTAGAAACATTTCAATTAATTGCTAAAGTTCTAGTCTCTAAAGACACTACTGACTGGAAACCAAAGAAAAAAGCAAATAACAATTGGAGAAATTGGCCAGAGGCTGGTACACTTTAA
- a CDS encoding ABC transporter permease translates to MKEKNSPPKYMLRFFRWFCHPDYLEDIEGDLLERFDHNAKEINYKTAKREFIRDILKLLRPEIIKPVEGTYQLNFYGMFKNYLKISWRNIAKNKVFSLINISGLSLGLTCSILIALWVQNEYQIDNFHEDLDQIYKVTSCEYSGKEVNGSYDTPGRLAEELKKVIPDVELACGYSWISWYTFSVEDKKMKVPGTFAGEDFFKIFSYPFLIGSPEEALKTPESIAISRKMANNFFGSPEQAMGESINFNNETELKISGVFEDITDKSSEKFQYIISWEFFVAQNKWLEKWGNSGPSTFVKLQAESDADQVSKKIQHFIKNYDEGYSDNDRLELGLQPYKDQYLYSNFDNGKIAGGRIEYVKMFEIVAVFILLIACINFMNLSTARSVKRAKEIGVRKVIGAVRISLIGQFIIEALLFTLIAIVLSLVLLFLLLPAFNLLTSKHIVFPATDTSFWLGIFILTLVTGIISGAYPAFLLSSFKPIAVIKNNVKTGKTSGLFRKGLVVFQFALSMIFIVGMIVISKQVDYIKTKNLGYQKNNLVYLPNTGEMARNFDYFKAEALKIPGVEHITRMSSRPMEIDNTTAAVDWEGKDPAERPTFTQATIGYDFIETMQSTMLYGREFSEGFADSASYIINETALKTIGYKDPIGMPLTFWEVKGTIVGVVKDFHFKSLHDPIKPLVLRLTHKRSRGYALIRIESDKMQEALENLEILHEKVNPEFPFAHQFADEEYGYLYRSEQVVARLSRYFAFLAIFISCLGLLGLVIFMAEQRVKEIGIRKVLGAKVTQIIALLSKDFMKLIGIAIVIASPIAYYVMKEWLQGFEYHVKIQWWMFVIAASGAVLIALITISYQSIKTALMNPVKSLRSE, encoded by the coding sequence ATGAAAGAGAAAAACTCACCACCGAAGTACATGCTGCGGTTTTTCCGCTGGTTTTGTCATCCAGATTATTTGGAAGACATTGAGGGTGATTTGCTCGAAAGATTTGACCACAATGCCAAAGAAATAAACTACAAAACAGCCAAAAGAGAATTTATAAGGGATATTCTAAAATTACTAAGACCTGAGATTATCAAGCCTGTAGAAGGTACTTATCAACTAAATTTTTATGGAATGTTTAAGAATTATTTAAAAATCAGTTGGAGAAACATCGCCAAAAACAAAGTTTTTTCTCTTATCAATATTTCAGGTTTATCTCTCGGGCTTACCTGTAGTATTTTAATTGCGCTTTGGGTTCAAAATGAATATCAGATTGATAATTTCCACGAAGATTTAGACCAGATTTATAAGGTTACTAGTTGCGAATATTCTGGCAAAGAGGTGAATGGCAGTTACGATACTCCCGGGCGATTGGCCGAAGAGCTCAAAAAAGTAATTCCGGATGTAGAGTTGGCTTGCGGTTATTCTTGGATTAGTTGGTATACGTTTTCAGTAGAAGATAAGAAAATGAAAGTTCCCGGCACTTTTGCAGGCGAAGATTTCTTTAAGATATTCTCATATCCATTTCTGATTGGCTCACCAGAAGAAGCACTCAAAACCCCAGAAAGCATAGCCATTTCCAGAAAAATGGCGAATAACTTTTTCGGAAGTCCAGAGCAAGCAATGGGGGAATCTATCAATTTTAATAATGAAACCGAGCTAAAAATTTCTGGTGTATTCGAAGATATTACTGACAAGAGCTCAGAAAAATTTCAATACATTATTAGTTGGGAGTTTTTTGTAGCGCAAAACAAATGGTTAGAAAAATGGGGAAATTCTGGTCCAAGTACATTTGTAAAACTACAAGCAGAAAGTGATGCAGATCAAGTAAGCAAAAAGATTCAGCATTTCATAAAAAATTATGATGAAGGTTACTCAGATAACGATCGACTAGAACTCGGCCTTCAACCTTATAAAGATCAGTATTTATACAGCAATTTTGACAATGGGAAAATTGCAGGTGGCAGAATTGAATATGTAAAAATGTTTGAGATTGTGGCTGTTTTCATCCTACTTATTGCCTGTATAAACTTTATGAATTTGAGCACAGCCAGATCGGTAAAAAGAGCCAAAGAAATTGGTGTGAGAAAAGTGATTGGTGCAGTGAGAATTTCTCTAATTGGCCAGTTTATTATTGAGGCATTATTGTTTACTTTAATAGCCATTGTTTTATCATTGGTGCTGCTGTTCTTGCTCTTGCCGGCATTTAATTTACTTACCAGCAAGCATATTGTTTTTCCTGCAACAGATACATCATTCTGGTTGGGCATCTTCATTTTAACTTTAGTAACTGGTATTATTTCGGGTGCTTATCCTGCCTTTTTGCTATCGTCTTTTAAGCCCATTGCGGTTATTAAAAACAATGTAAAAACAGGCAAAACATCAGGCTTATTTAGAAAAGGTTTGGTAGTATTTCAGTTTGCTTTGTCTATGATTTTTATTGTGGGAATGATTGTAATTAGCAAACAGGTAGATTATATCAAAACCAAAAATCTGGGCTATCAAAAAAACAATCTTGTCTATTTGCCTAACACAGGTGAAATGGCCAGAAACTTCGATTATTTTAAAGCAGAGGCCTTAAAAATTCCTGGTGTAGAGCATATAACACGTATGTCTAGCCGTCCGATGGAAATAGATAATACCACTGCCGCGGTTGATTGGGAAGGCAAAGATCCGGCAGAAAGACCCACTTTTACGCAAGCAACCATTGGTTACGATTTTATTGAGACGATGCAATCTACCATGTTGTATGGTCGAGAGTTTTCTGAGGGTTTCGCTGACTCTGCTAGTTATATTATTAATGAAACGGCTCTAAAAACCATTGGCTATAAAGACCCGATTGGCATGCCGCTTACTTTTTGGGAGGTGAAAGGTACCATTGTAGGAGTGGTTAAAGATTTCCATTTTAAGTCTTTGCACGATCCTATAAAACCATTGGTGTTAAGGCTTACTCATAAGAGAAGTCGAGGTTATGCGCTCATCAGAATAGAGTCAGATAAAATGCAAGAAGCATTAGAAAATTTGGAAATACTACACGAAAAAGTGAATCCGGAGTTTCCTTTTGCTCATCAATTTGCAGACGAAGAATACGGCTATTTGTACAGAAGCGAGCAAGTAGTTGCTAGACTTTCCAGATATTTTGCCTTTTTAGCGATCTTTATTTCATGTCTTGGTTTGTTGGGTTTGGTCATTTTTATGGCAGAACAAAGAGTAAAAGAAATTGGCATCAGAAAGGTATTGGGGGCAAAGGTTACGCAGATAATTGCCTTGTTGTCTAAGGATTTTATGAAGTTGATAGGCATCGCCATTGTGATTGCTTCACCCATTGCCTATTACGTGATGAAAGAGTGGCTGCAAGGTTTTGAGTATCATGTTAAAATACAATGGTGGATGTTTGTAATTGCAGCTTCAGGTGCAGTACTCATCGCTTTGATAACCATTAGCTATCAATCTATCAAAACTGCATTGATGAATCCAGTAAAGAGTTTGCGCTCAGAATAA
- a CDS encoding ABC transporter permease produces MNKKRDKHKPPSWPDKLLEKFCASELTEEILGDLHERFAKRVQKLGERKAKWHYIREVLSYIRFSNIKTASSEDKNIILMSILNNYIKVASRNLLRHKVFSFINITGLSIGLACCMLIILYTKDEVSFDQFHVKKDQIYRVTATISNEDNQIKLGSTNLIVGPSFQEEIPEVKSFVRMQSGSYIIKKGNESFDQRVVFTDDNFFEAFTFPLIHGDKSNVFAELQSVVLTEKSAEKYFGKTDVVGESLELRVGDSFEPFVVTGVAKNPPQNSSVQFEMMLPFKFSLTQYKYIDNSWLGFYIHTFLILDEKADYNQVLPKLDQVFLSKAKDELAESKEKFEREEQIHFGMQPFTQIHLDTEFGDVRNGLTSGSNPIYSYILSGIALFIMLIACINFINLTVAHSLKRAKEIGIRKVIGGQRAQLIGQFLGESFTLCLFAFVAALFIVEISLPSFNELANKQLSFSYLLDTQLVVGYIVLFFITGLSAGFYPAIVLSGFKPVQALSNRVRLSSKNYLAKALVVLQFALATFLIIGTVGIYAQFDYLTHKDLGYNDEDLVMVGLERGKEAELAAQFKNELVDKTTIQSVSLVSPGNSYTSAKTDGTERGFFIKWIDENYLPTLQVPIVAGRNFTEGNQNEEDESVLVNEAFAKEAGWENPIGKQVDFFYNNEKLTVIGLVKDYHFSSLKEKIGPLLYKKGAGSLVIKLKHDRIIDGLITIEDAYKKILPFRPFQYDFKNTENERNYEAEAKWKQMITAGALLSILISCMGLFGLAMLSIQRRTKEVGIRKVLGAKVTDIVALITSDFIKLVIIAFVIAIPAGAYAINYWLEDFAYRIELQWWLFAIPGVLALLVATLTIGFQSIKAAIANPIDSLRNE; encoded by the coding sequence ATGAATAAAAAAAGAGATAAACATAAACCACCCAGTTGGCCAGATAAACTCTTGGAAAAGTTTTGTGCATCGGAGCTAACAGAAGAGATTCTGGGTGATTTGCATGAGCGATTTGCTAAAAGAGTACAAAAACTGGGTGAGCGGAAAGCCAAGTGGCATTATATCAGGGAAGTGCTTTCATACATCCGATTTTCAAATATTAAAACAGCTTCATCAGAAGATAAAAACATCATTCTTATGAGTATACTCAACAATTACATTAAAGTAGCAAGCAGAAATCTGCTTCGGCATAAGGTTTTTTCATTTATCAATATTACAGGTTTAAGTATTGGCTTGGCTTGTTGCATGCTCATTATTCTTTATACAAAAGATGAAGTGAGTTTCGATCAATTTCACGTGAAGAAAGATCAGATTTACAGAGTAACTGCAACCATTTCAAATGAAGACAACCAAATAAAACTGGGAAGTACAAACCTAATTGTTGGGCCATCTTTTCAAGAAGAAATACCGGAGGTTAAATCTTTTGTTAGGATGCAGTCTGGCTCATACATTATAAAAAAAGGAAATGAGTCTTTTGATCAGCGCGTGGTTTTTACAGATGATAATTTTTTCGAAGCCTTTACTTTTCCATTAATCCACGGAGATAAATCTAATGTATTTGCGGAGTTACAATCTGTGGTACTGACAGAGAAAAGTGCTGAGAAATATTTTGGGAAAACAGATGTAGTTGGTGAGTCGCTAGAGCTAAGGGTAGGAGATAGTTTTGAGCCTTTTGTGGTAACAGGAGTTGCTAAAAATCCACCTCAAAACTCTTCTGTGCAATTTGAAATGATGCTTCCTTTCAAATTCAGTTTAACCCAATACAAATACATTGATAATTCGTGGTTGGGCTTTTATATTCATACCTTTTTGATTTTAGATGAAAAGGCAGATTACAATCAGGTTTTACCCAAGCTAGATCAAGTATTTTTAAGTAAGGCGAAAGATGAACTTGCTGAGTCTAAAGAAAAATTTGAACGCGAAGAGCAAATTCATTTTGGTATGCAGCCTTTCACACAAATACATCTAGATACAGAATTTGGAGACGTGAGAAATGGCTTAACATCGGGTAGCAATCCTATTTATTCCTATATACTTTCTGGAATTGCTTTATTTATCATGCTCATTGCTTGCATCAATTTTATAAACCTTACTGTTGCTCATTCTTTAAAAAGAGCAAAAGAAATCGGTATAAGAAAAGTAATTGGTGGGCAGCGTGCACAATTAATTGGGCAGTTTTTAGGTGAGTCTTTTACACTATGTTTGTTTGCTTTTGTAGCAGCTTTGTTCATCGTAGAAATATCGCTACCTTCTTTTAATGAGCTGGCTAACAAGCAGTTGAGTTTTAGCTATTTGTTAGATACACAGTTAGTTGTTGGTTATATAGTTTTATTCTTTATTACAGGTTTATCAGCAGGTTTTTATCCGGCAATTGTGTTATCTGGTTTTAAACCAGTACAGGCATTGAGTAATCGAGTTCGATTAAGCAGCAAAAACTATCTAGCTAAGGCATTGGTAGTTTTACAGTTTGCATTGGCTACTTTTTTAATCATCGGTACAGTGGGTATTTATGCTCAGTTCGATTACCTCACGCATAAAGATTTAGGCTATAATGACGAAGATTTAGTGATGGTAGGTTTAGAAAGAGGCAAAGAAGCAGAACTAGCAGCACAGTTTAAAAATGAATTGGTTGATAAAACGACCATACAAAGTGTATCTCTAGTAAGTCCCGGAAACTCTTACACCAGTGCCAAAACCGATGGAACAGAAAGAGGTTTTTTTATTAAATGGATAGACGAAAACTACTTGCCAACTTTGCAAGTACCTATTGTTGCAGGTAGAAATTTCACCGAAGGGAATCAAAACGAAGAAGACGAATCTGTCTTGGTAAATGAGGCATTTGCAAAAGAAGCAGGCTGGGAAAATCCGATTGGTAAACAAGTAGACTTTTTCTATAATAATGAAAAGCTTACGGTGATAGGCTTAGTAAAAGACTATCATTTTTCTTCGCTTAAAGAGAAAATTGGGCCATTACTATATAAAAAAGGTGCTGGGAGTTTGGTGATCAAATTGAAACACGACCGAATTATTGATGGACTTATTACCATTGAAGATGCCTATAAAAAGATACTTCCATTTCGACCTTTCCAGTATGATTTTAAGAATACAGAGAATGAAAGAAATTACGAAGCCGAAGCCAAATGGAAACAAATGATTACAGCAGGAGCTTTGCTTTCCATTTTAATTTCGTGCATGGGCTTGTTTGGTTTAGCGATGTTATCCATCCAGCGAAGAACTAAAGAAGTGGGTATTAGAAAAGTGTTGGGTGCTAAGGTGACAGACATTGTGGCTTTAATCACGAGTGATTTTATAAAACTGGTGATAATCGCATTTGTAATAGCTATTCCGGCGGGTGCATATGCCATTAATTATTGGTTAGAAGATTTTGCTTATCGCATAGAGTTGCAATGGTGGTTGTTTGCTATACCGGGTGTGTTGGCTTTGTTAGTTGCTACACTCACAATCGGTTTCCAAAGTATAAAAGCAGCCATTGCCAACCCGATAGACAGTTTACGAAATGAATAA
- a CDS encoding FAD-dependent oxidoreductase, which yields MILLTKYMRLMRRVLGLLFFIGYIYSVSAQEKTDVLIIGGGAGGTSAAIQAARMGTQVTVIERTPWLGGMLTSAGVSAIDGNHQMPSGFWGEFRQKLYDYYGGASALSTGWVSHTLFEPSVANNILKELANIPNLTIHYNANYSTIKQENGLWQVTYNLDGKAQTVTANILIDATETGELLPIVGADYRLGMDARAETGETEAPEKANSIIQDLTYVAILKDVGEVKSKKGLVKKPKDYDSKNYECACDLKGDAMFNSVSECSKMLSYGKLPNNKYMINWPNCGNDFYFEWDGLSPAELEVKVQEAKNFTLGFVYYIQNELGFKNLRLENEFATKDALPFIPYHREGRRVKGKVFLTANHLEAPYKYNLSKTGVAVGDYPIDHHHAKKPDAPKIEFIHIRVPSYNIPLGSLIPEKIENFLVAEKNISVSNIVNGTSRLQPVVLGIGQASGAIAATAIKKQVPTSQVSIREVQNALLDYKAYIMPLIDVSASDKAFASMQRIAATHILKAEGVPYKWANETWFYPDRIVSEYELKTGLLAYYPELENIPASGKGITFPFIASILKQLYTEINEQRIKAAWKKWNIDQEYSSTTVLNRRTVSIIIDQILNPFALEVDFQGDLVRY from the coding sequence ATGATATTATTAACAAAGTACATGCGATTGATGAGAAGAGTATTAGGGCTGTTATTTTTTATAGGATATATCTACAGCGTTTCAGCACAAGAAAAAACAGATGTTTTAATTATTGGAGGTGGTGCCGGAGGAACTTCAGCAGCGATTCAGGCAGCGAGAATGGGCACCCAAGTAACGGTGATCGAGCGCACTCCTTGGTTGGGTGGTATGCTAACTTCAGCAGGTGTATCTGCCATTGATGGCAACCACCAAATGCCTTCGGGTTTTTGGGGTGAGTTTAGACAAAAGTTATATGATTATTACGGAGGAGCGAGTGCCCTTTCTACTGGTTGGGTAAGCCATACTTTGTTCGAGCCATCTGTGGCGAATAACATTCTTAAAGAGCTGGCAAACATTCCGAATTTAACCATTCATTATAATGCGAATTACTCTACCATTAAGCAAGAAAATGGTTTATGGCAAGTAACATACAATTTGGATGGTAAAGCGCAAACGGTAACCGCAAACATCTTAATCGATGCCACCGAAACTGGTGAGCTGTTACCGATTGTTGGAGCAGATTATAGATTGGGGATGGATGCCCGAGCTGAAACTGGTGAGACAGAAGCACCAGAAAAAGCAAATTCTATCATTCAAGATTTAACTTATGTAGCCATTTTAAAAGATGTTGGCGAAGTAAAAAGCAAAAAAGGTTTGGTTAAGAAACCGAAAGATTACGATAGCAAAAACTACGAATGTGCTTGTGATTTAAAAGGAGATGCCATGTTTAATTCCGTTTCTGAATGTTCAAAAATGCTGAGTTATGGCAAATTACCCAATAACAAATACATGATTAACTGGCCTAACTGTGGCAACGATTTTTACTTTGAGTGGGACGGTTTGTCTCCAGCAGAATTAGAGGTAAAAGTGCAGGAAGCTAAGAATTTCACATTGGGTTTTGTGTATTATATCCAGAACGAATTGGGCTTTAAAAACCTTCGATTAGAAAATGAATTTGCCACTAAAGATGCATTGCCTTTTATCCCTTATCACAGAGAGGGGAGAAGAGTAAAGGGCAAGGTTTTTCTTACAGCCAATCATTTAGAAGCACCTTATAAATACAACCTATCCAAAACAGGTGTGGCAGTGGGAGACTATCCGATAGATCACCACCATGCGAAAAAGCCTGATGCTCCCAAGATTGAATTTATCCATATTAGAGTGCCTAGTTACAATATTCCCTTAGGTAGTTTGATTCCCGAGAAGATTGAAAACTTTTTGGTAGCAGAGAAAAATATCAGTGTTTCTAACATTGTAAATGGCACTAGCAGATTGCAGCCGGTTGTATTGGGAATTGGGCAGGCATCGGGAGCCATTGCAGCTACTGCCATAAAGAAGCAAGTACCTACTTCTCAAGTTTCAATTAGAGAAGTACAGAATGCATTGTTAGATTATAAGGCTTATATAATGCCGCTAATTGATGTTTCTGCATCAGACAAAGCTTTTGCTTCTATGCAGCGAATTGCTGCTACACATATCTTAAAGGCAGAAGGTGTACCTTACAAATGGGCAAACGAGACTTGGTTTTATCCAGACAGAATAGTATCTGAATATGAATTAAAAACAGGATTGCTAGCCTATTATCCTGAACTTGAAAACATACCAGCTTCTGGTAAAGGGATTACTTTTCCATTTATCGCAAGTATCTTAAAGCAATTATATACTGAGATTAATGAGCAGAGAATTAAAGCAGCGTGGAAAAAATGGAATATCGACCAAGAGTATTCATCTACCACAGTTTTAAACAGAAGAACAGTTAGCATCATTATCGATCAGATCTTAAACCCTTTTGCTTTAGAAGTTGATTTTCAGGGAGATTTGGTAAGGTACTGA
- a CDS encoding ABC transporter permease, which translates to MNKHRPDKPPNLLLKLLRWFCHPDYLEDIEGDLLERFDRNVIEKGVKAARIKYTKDVLLLFRPGLMSPFEGSNHLNYYGMFKTHLKITFRNMLRRKVFSFFNISGLGLGLACVLGIYMWVSHELSFDKFHKKADQIYQVEILMNGWEPSVVTPAPLAESLTAEYPEIVNATKYDFMGDGVLLHADEKNFMQQGAKTDRAFFEMFNFEFAEGDASNLNSKSIILTEATSKKFFGYTSALGELVTLNNNETYTVSGILKDLPENSSFQFDFIIPFEVNAKQDVNHAWGAWFCATFIQLQANTNPDELLNKTNAFKSFYDKINKTRWSSALIPLAEVHFNKHMTPFFSNGGDIKYIWIFSIAGVLIFVLTCMNYVSLTTSRFTLHYKQVGLEKVLGANLNNIVQKYLTESLVYSVLAILLAGILLYFFRANFFMGDEKAIFTLLNEYSAISVFVGLTLAMLFLTTVLPVMMFKSVKPISLLQKRISANTNGVSVRKSLVIFQFCISICMITGTFILQDQLEFIQHKNLGYVKENLLSLKLNKETEQNLAVLQNELSQYADIKNISRSTFEYIYFDSKISEWDGKNREDDLTIRPMTADSSFSKTFGIKLQAGRFFDGRSTDDQSLVINQKAADEMGMQSPIGKKVKLPWNKEPIEIIGVVDNFNYWGLTSPIEPVFILNGSSGNLYIRISNHQKVNTLSFIEKTFRKINPGYPVEYTFMSERFNQQHIYHQRTGKLFSYFGIISIIISCLSLLAMILFTTEQRTKEIGIRKVNGATVGNIIHLLSKDFLLYVCIAFVLAIPIVWFTMDKWLQIFSYRIDISVSHFLIGGVLAISAAFLTIIFQTVKAALTNPIESLRNE; encoded by the coding sequence ATGAATAAGCATCGACCAGATAAACCGCCAAATCTGCTGCTTAAACTGCTCCGATGGTTTTGCCATCCGGATTATCTGGAAGATATTGAGGGCGATTTACTCGAAAGGTTTGATAGAAATGTAATTGAAAAAGGAGTAAAAGCTGCTCGAATAAAATATACAAAAGATGTTTTGTTGCTCTTTAGACCGGGATTAATGAGTCCGTTTGAAGGGAGCAATCATTTAAATTACTATGGTATGTTTAAAACGCATTTGAAAATTACTTTTAGAAATATGTTGAGGAGAAAGGTATTTTCTTTCTTTAATATTTCTGGCTTGGGCTTAGGGCTAGCTTGTGTTTTAGGCATTTATATGTGGGTTTCACATGAGCTGAGTTTCGATAAATTTCATAAAAAGGCAGATCAAATTTATCAGGTAGAAATACTCATGAATGGCTGGGAACCAAGTGTTGTGACACCAGCACCTTTGGCAGAATCGCTCACTGCTGAATATCCCGAAATTGTAAATGCTACCAAGTATGATTTTATGGGAGATGGTGTTTTGTTACATGCTGATGAGAAGAACTTTATGCAGCAAGGAGCCAAAACAGATCGAGCTTTTTTCGAGATGTTTAATTTCGAATTTGCAGAAGGTGATGCCAGTAATCTTAATAGTAAAAGCATCATTCTTACAGAAGCTACAAGTAAGAAGTTTTTTGGCTACACAAGTGCTCTAGGCGAATTGGTTACGCTTAATAATAATGAAACTTATACAGTTTCAGGGATTTTGAAAGACCTACCAGAAAACTCATCTTTCCAATTCGATTTTATTATTCCTTTTGAAGTGAATGCCAAGCAAGATGTAAATCATGCTTGGGGAGCTTGGTTTTGTGCTACCTTTATTCAGTTGCAAGCCAATACAAACCCCGATGAATTACTTAATAAAACCAATGCTTTTAAATCTTTCTACGATAAGATTAATAAAACCAGATGGTCCTCGGCTTTAATTCCGCTTGCAGAGGTACATTTTAACAAACACATGACTCCATTCTTTTCGAATGGTGGAGATATTAAATACATATGGATTTTCTCCATTGCAGGAGTTTTAATTTTTGTCTTAACCTGCATGAATTATGTAAGCCTCACCACATCAAGATTCACGCTTCATTACAAACAGGTTGGATTAGAAAAAGTACTTGGCGCTAACTTAAATAACATCGTACAAAAGTATTTAACAGAGTCTTTAGTTTACAGTGTTTTAGCGATCTTGTTGGCTGGTATTTTACTGTATTTCTTTAGAGCAAATTTCTTTATGGGAGATGAAAAAGCAATCTTCACTTTGCTAAATGAATACAGTGCTATTTCGGTTTTTGTAGGTTTAACCTTAGCCATGCTTTTTCTCACGACTGTTTTACCAGTAATGATGTTTAAATCGGTAAAACCTATATCTCTTTTGCAAAAGAGAATTTCGGCAAATACAAATGGAGTTTCTGTACGAAAGTCTTTAGTAATTTTTCAGTTCTGCATAAGCATTTGTATGATAACAGGTACTTTCATTTTGCAAGATCAATTGGAATTTATCCAACATAAAAATCTGGGATATGTAAAAGAAAACCTGCTTTCACTTAAACTAAATAAAGAAACCGAGCAAAATTTAGCAGTTTTGCAAAATGAGTTATCTCAATATGCAGACATCAAAAACATCTCTCGCTCTACCTTCGAATACATTTATTTTGACTCTAAAATATCGGAATGGGATGGGAAAAATAGGGAAGATGATTTAACAATTAGACCGATGACTGCCGATAGTAGTTTTTCAAAAACCTTTGGAATTAAACTACAAGCAGGTCGTTTTTTTGATGGCCGCAGCACAGATGATCAGTCTTTGGTAATTAACCAAAAAGCGGCTGACGAAATGGGCATGCAATCTCCAATTGGCAAAAAGGTAAAACTCCCTTGGAATAAAGAACCGATAGAAATTATTGGTGTAGTAGATAACTTTAATTATTGGGGATTAACTAGCCCGATTGAACCAGTTTTTATCTTAAATGGCAGTTCTGGTAATTTGTATATTAGAATTAGTAACCACCAGAAAGTCAATACTTTATCATTTATTGAGAAGACCTTTAGAAAAATAAATCCCGGTTATCCTGTAGAATATACTTTTATGTCTGAGCGATTTAATCAGCAGCATATTTACCACCAGCGAACCGGAAAGCTTTTTAGTTATTTTGGCATTATCTCAATCATCATTTCTTGCCTCAGTTTATTGGCAATGATCTTATTTACCACCGAACAAAGAACCAAAGAAATTGGCATCAGAAAAGTGAATGGAGCTACTGTTGGCAACATCATACATTTACTCAGCAAAGATTTTCTACTATATGTATGCATCGCATTTGTATTGGCGATTCCAATAGTTTGGTTCACAATGGACAAATGGCTGCAAATATTTTCTTACAGAATTGATATTTCGGTTAGCCATTTTCTAATAGGTGGTGTGTTGGCTATTTCAGCAGCATTTTTAACGATCATTTTTCAAACAGTTAAAGCTGCACTTACGAACCCAATTGAATCTTTAAGAAATGAATAA
- a CDS encoding PadR family transcriptional regulator, which translates to MSKHHLGEFEEVVMLTVAILQGKAYGIAIIDELENRLNRKVSIGALQTVLRRLEKKGYLSSEFGEATQERGGKRKRYFQVTNFGMQVLQETKEQRINLWNAVPKISFNN; encoded by the coding sequence ATGAGCAAGCATCACTTAGGAGAATTTGAAGAAGTTGTCATGTTAACCGTAGCCATTTTGCAAGGAAAGGCCTATGGAATTGCCATAATCGATGAGTTGGAAAATCGCCTAAATCGCAAGGTGAGTATTGGTGCATTACAAACCGTATTGAGAAGATTAGAAAAAAAAGGTTATCTCTCTTCTGAATTTGGCGAAGCCACACAAGAAAGAGGGGGAAAGAGAAAGCGATATTTTCAGGTGACCAATTTTGGTATGCAAGTGTTGCAAGAAACCAAAGAGCAACGTATCAATTTATGGAACGCTGTGCCAAAAATATCTTTCAATAATTGA